Within Synechococcus sp. NB0720_010, the genomic segment TGGTTGGCTCGGGCCTAAGAAACCGGCGCCGCGGCCACCGCAGGCTGAGCAAGGGCGCGGAGGTTGGCGCTCAGGCGCTCCAGCTCCTGAATGGCCTCAGCACCCTCAAGCTTCACCAGCTCATGGCCGTTGCGGGACTCCACCCAGCTGATGCCGAAATCCGAAACCAAAAAGCGCACCATGTGCTCATCGCCCAAGCTGGCGACGAAGGATGCGCCGTGGCCGTCCTGACCATCGCCGCAGACATAGCAAGTGGCGGCAATTCCCTGACGCTGCAGACCCTCAGCAAGAGCACGCAGGCTCATCACCAAGTCCTCAACAACGGAGCGGTACTGCTCAGCTAGGCGCGCGAACATGACCGCCGCAACTCAAGAATTAATCGATCCTAATCTTTTCTTCAGATTTGCGCGAGCAAGGATGTTCGCCCCCTGACGATTAACCGTCGGCCAGGGTCCACCAGCCCAAGGCGGGGCCGAGGAAGCGGACCGTCAACCAGAAGAGCACCAGTGCACCAATGCCGATCCAGGCGCCACGGGTGGTGACGGAGACGAACTGCTCACCCTGGCGCTGGGTCAAGGGCAGCCAAGGGGCCAGACGCGGTGAGGTGTCCTTGGCCTTCTCGGTCTTCTTCTCGCGGGGGGGCAGACCCTGTTCCGAGCGACGCTTGGCCTCTCCCATTGCTGCTGTGCTGCGCGGCGCGGTCAGGCTACGGGGACTCGGCCACTTACGGGTTGGGGAGCAGTCGATGCAGGGCCACCCAGGGCTCCAGGGCCTCGAGCACCTGACGGCCCCAACCCCGGCGCCTCAAGCGGCCGTCAAGGACGGCCAGACGACCGCCGTTGCGCCGTAAACCAGCAATCGAGCGCTGCAGTCGGCCCAGGGCTTCAGGCAGCAGCAGCTCCCGGAACCAATCAC encodes:
- a CDS encoding DUF1815 family protein, whose product is MFARLAEQYRSVVEDLVMSLRALAEGLQRQGIAATCYVCGDGQDGHGASFVASLGDEHMVRFLVSDFGISWVESRNGHELVKLEGAEAIQELERLSANLRALAQPAVAAAPVS
- a CDS encoding DUF2839 domain-containing protein; translated protein: MGEAKRRSEQGLPPREKKTEKAKDTSPRLAPWLPLTQRQGEQFVSVTTRGAWIGIGALVLFWLTVRFLGPALGWWTLADG